A genomic region of Alicyclobacillus sp. SO9 contains the following coding sequences:
- a CDS encoding heme A synthase, with protein sequence MSRATSSAGLKALAVITTVGLFIVNIVGFIDTETGSTFGCGNDWPLCNGDLIPHKWGIHTLIEFGHRAIVGIVTVLLVFLVVWVLMKYRQEMKARLLVWISAGFVVVQAALGAMAVFFVNPPWVIAFHFGFSLLAFSGVFLLTVSIWKYSNPTKSEHLLDLEGVQDRAEKSMRSWVLFLFVYLYCAIYLGAFVSSQGVGASFRGWPFPTETAGGLTLFLDYAHRTVAFGLFVFVLTVVVKAYRLKGQRPDLYKGSVYLLTFTVLQIFSGAFVVYTHYSLSSPLQLSGFLIHVSIMTFLFTSLAYMGLQLLPRQARARAKQQAMSY encoded by the coding sequence ATGTCAAGAGCAACAAGTTCTGCAGGATTAAAGGCCTTGGCCGTTATCACAACGGTCGGGCTTTTTATTGTCAACATCGTTGGATTTATCGACACGGAAACGGGATCGACCTTTGGTTGTGGGAATGACTGGCCGTTATGCAACGGCGATTTGATTCCGCACAAATGGGGTATTCACACTCTGATTGAATTTGGTCACCGGGCCATTGTAGGCATCGTTACAGTCCTGCTTGTGTTCTTGGTGGTGTGGGTGCTGATGAAATATCGGCAGGAAATGAAAGCGAGGCTGCTCGTGTGGATTTCGGCTGGTTTTGTGGTTGTACAAGCCGCTCTAGGCGCCATGGCAGTCTTTTTCGTGAATCCCCCGTGGGTCATCGCGTTTCACTTTGGCTTCTCACTGCTGGCGTTCTCCGGGGTATTTCTGTTAACGGTCTCCATTTGGAAGTACAGTAATCCGACGAAGAGCGAGCATCTGCTCGACCTGGAAGGTGTTCAAGACCGAGCTGAAAAGTCAATGAGAAGCTGGGTACTGTTTTTGTTCGTATACCTGTACTGCGCGATTTATCTCGGTGCCTTTGTCTCAAGTCAGGGAGTTGGAGCCTCATTTCGAGGTTGGCCGTTCCCTACCGAAACTGCCGGCGGACTCACGCTTTTCTTGGATTACGCACATCGAACCGTGGCCTTTGGCTTGTTCGTATTCGTATTGACGGTGGTGGTGAAAGCCTACCGTCTAAAGGGACAACGTCCTGATTTGTACAAAGGGTCGGTCTATTTGCTTACGTTTACAGTTCTGCAAATCTTCTCGGGTGCATTCGTCGTATATACACACTACAGTTTATCCAGTCCATTGCAGTTAAGCGGGTTTTTAATACACGTGTCCATCATGACGTTCCTGTTCACGTCGCTTGCGTACATGGGCTTGCAGCTGTTGCCAAGGCAAGCAAGGGCACGAGCGAAGCAACAGGCGATGAGTTACTAG
- a CDS encoding heme o synthase, with protein MSLAGMNEGAVSQELSFLQRAEVTVKSYFELTKPRIMVLLLFTEYCAMVVAQGRIPGFRVTLLAVLGLALSTGGAAALNMWYDRDIDVVMKRTQGRPIPSGRVSSTGAFWFGIGLQVAATLLLGLFVNWLTAALTFAGFIYYVVIYTMWLKRSTPQNIVIGGGAGAFPPIVGWTAITGHVSFAAVLMFLIIFLWTPPHFWALALYKCEDYERAHIPMMPVVNGPVSTKRQSFVYTILLLASSLLLFMTGTVGWVYFTVAVLLGGAFLVFTWKSLRESNGDTRWARRTFLYSLAYLPTLFVLMVLNLHH; from the coding sequence ATGTCGTTGGCCGGCATGAACGAGGGCGCAGTGAGCCAGGAACTATCGTTCCTTCAGCGAGCTGAAGTGACAGTCAAGAGTTACTTCGAACTAACAAAGCCCCGCATCATGGTTTTGCTGTTGTTTACAGAGTACTGTGCGATGGTTGTGGCCCAGGGAAGGATACCGGGTTTTCGAGTCACACTGCTTGCGGTTTTGGGATTAGCTCTTTCTACTGGTGGAGCAGCCGCGCTGAATATGTGGTACGATAGAGACATCGACGTGGTCATGAAACGGACACAAGGAAGACCCATTCCCTCTGGCAGGGTATCGAGTACAGGAGCCTTTTGGTTCGGGATTGGCTTACAGGTAGCAGCGACATTACTGTTAGGCCTGTTTGTTAATTGGTTGACGGCAGCACTCACGTTTGCAGGCTTTATCTACTACGTTGTGATTTATACTATGTGGTTAAAGCGCTCAACTCCCCAAAATATCGTGATTGGCGGAGGAGCTGGAGCATTCCCGCCAATCGTCGGTTGGACTGCAATCACAGGTCATGTCAGTTTTGCCGCAGTACTTATGTTTCTCATTATCTTCTTATGGACACCTCCTCATTTTTGGGCCTTGGCACTCTACAAATGTGAGGATTATGAGAGAGCTCACATTCCAATGATGCCCGTGGTAAATGGTCCCGTCTCGACAAAACGGCAGAGCTTTGTGTACACAATCCTGCTGCTTGCTTCCTCTCTGCTGTTATTTATGACGGGAACAGTCGGCTGGGTGTACTTTACCGTGGCAGTATTACTGGGTGGTGCTTTTCTGGTCTTTACTTGGAAGTCCTTGCGGGAGAGTAATGGGGACACGCGCTGGGCTAGACGCACTTTTTTATATTCCCTGGCGTACTTGCCGACCCTCTTTGTACTAATGGTATTGAACCTGCATCACTGA